Proteins co-encoded in one Bacteroidota bacterium genomic window:
- a CDS encoding YebC/PmpR family DNA-binding transcriptional regulator, whose product MGRVFEKRKYKMFARYDKMAKGFTRAGKEIAIAVKQGGPDPNMNPRLRMAMQNAKGINMPKDRIEAAIKRASSKEEKDFEEVVYEGYGPYGIAILVECATDNPTRTVANIRMYFNRGNGTLGKTGSLDFLFERKGVFKIKSEGLNVEELELELIDFGAQDVYLNDENEIIVETAFHDFGMMHKALEEKKINVISSENMRVPQNQTELTEAQSEEIMTLVEKIEADDDVQNVYHNLK is encoded by the coding sequence ATGGGAAGAGTATTTGAAAAGCGAAAATATAAGATGTTTGCCCGTTACGATAAAATGGCAAAAGGTTTTACTCGTGCAGGAAAAGAAATTGCAATTGCTGTGAAGCAAGGAGGGCCCGACCCTAACATGAATCCTCGTTTGCGCATGGCTATGCAAAACGCAAAGGGAATTAATATGCCTAAAGATCGTATTGAGGCAGCAATAAAAAGAGCCTCTTCAAAAGAGGAAAAGGACTTTGAAGAAGTGGTATATGAAGGTTATGGACCATACGGAATTGCTATTTTAGTTGAATGTGCCACCGATAATCCAACTCGTACAGTCGCCAATATTCGCATGTATTTTAATAGAGGCAACGGAACCTTAGGTAAAACAGGTTCGCTCGATTTTTTATTTGAACGCAAAGGGGTTTTTAAAATCAAATCAGAAGGATTAAATGTTGAAGAGTTGGAATTAGAATTAATTGATTTTGGAGCTCAGGATGTTTACCTAAACGACGAAAATGAAATTATTGTGGAGACCGCTTTTCATGACTTTGGAATGATGCACAAAGCGCTGGAGGAGAAAAAAATAAACGTTATTAGTTCTGAAAACATGCGGGTTCCGCAAAATCAAACAGAACTAACAGAGGCACAAAGTGAAGAAATTATGACCTTGGTTGAAAAAATTGAGGCCGATGATGATGTACAAAACGTATATCACAATTTAAAATAG